One Methanococcus aeolicus Nankai-3 DNA segment encodes these proteins:
- the mtxX gene encoding methanogenesis marker protein Mmp4/MtxX, with amino-acid sequence MYLMGIGENKKEILKAYQALVWEGIDVQLVDDSRELLDKTINNEVDGAIRGSLSSSEIMPLLKKEIGEFYRASILKNPFTDDIFLLCPVGIDEVNNIQDKINIINYSINFLKSKNIVPKVGLLSAGRLSDYGRSEKIDNSLNECENIIKYFKKIYNNEDSENDNILETEDGIIIHHNGILIEEYLKNGYNIIIAPDGISGNLIFRCLGLVCKMEGYGAVILNDKDIKFIDTSRSGDWKRYYNAIKFLNGD; translated from the coding sequence ATGTATCTAATGGGCATCGGTGAAAACAAAAAAGAAATTTTAAAGGCATATCAAGCATTAGTGTGGGAAGGAATTGATGTTCAGTTAGTGGATGATTCCCGGGAGCTCCTTGACAAAACCATAAATAATGAAGTAGATGGTGCCATAAGGGGTTCATTATCTTCTTCTGAAATTATGCCATTGTTAAAAAAAGAAATTGGAGAATTTTACAGAGCATCAATATTAAAAAATCCATTTACAGATGATATTTTTTTATTATGTCCCGTGGGAATTGATGAAGTTAATAATATTCAAGATAAAATAAATATAATAAATTATTCAATAAATTTTTTAAAATCAAAAAATATTGTTCCAAAAGTCGGGCTTTTATCTGCGGGAAGGTTGTCGGATTATGGGAGAAGTGAGAAAATTGATAATTCATTAAATGAATGTGAAAATATAATTAAATATTTTAAAAAAATATACAATAATGAAGACAGTGAAAATGATAACATATTGGAAACAGAGGACGGTATTATAATACACCATAATGGCATATTAATAGAAGAATACCTAAAAAACGGATACAACATAATAATAGCACCCGACGGAATTTCTGGGAATTTAATATTTAGATGTTTGGGTTTAGTATGTAAGATGGAAGGATATGGTGCAGTGATTTTAAATGATAAAGATATAAAATTTATAGATACCAGTAGAAGCGGGGATTGGAAAAGATATTATAATGCCATAAAATTCTTAAATGGTGATTAA
- a CDS encoding DUF192 domain-containing protein: MPEIQLNNKTYNLNVADNFIKRAFGLMFKDINHNEGLIFYYGKRKLHIHTFFMKYPIDVIFLYNNEVVDIAKNLKPWKTYNSKVYSNSMIEIRSSQNFNINIGDKLCI, encoded by the coding sequence ATGCCAGAAATTCAATTAAATAATAAAACATATAATTTAAATGTGGCAGATAATTTTATAAAACGAGCATTTGGATTAATGTTTAAAGATATAAATCACAATGAGGGGCTTATATTTTACTATGGCAAACGAAAGCTCCATATCCATACATTTTTTATGAAATATCCCATAGATGTAATTTTTTTATACAACAATGAAGTTGTGGATATTGCCAAAAATTTAAAACCATGGAAAACATATAACTCAAAGGTTTATTCTAATTCTATGATTGAGATAAGGAGCTCCCAAAATTTTAATATTAATATTGGTGATAAATTATGTATCTAA
- a CDS encoding SDH family Clp fold serine proteinase encodes MLAIDNIFWIFFIFLFFYPQLMFKLKLIQRYNCIKKLEKERKTRVIAMIHRQETLALFGIPLYRFINMEDSEEVLRAIRMTSDDVPIDLILHTPGGLVLASEQIAMALKEHKAKTTVIIPHYAMSGGSLISLAVDEIIMDKNAVMGPVDPQIGQYPAASILNVIDTKYVDELEDETLILGDIAKKAINQVGEFVYWLLKDKMSEEKAKYITELISTGVWTHDYPLTINKLKDMGIKVNTNVPKTMYDLFDLYKQPTGQKPSVQYVPAPYGKIK; translated from the coding sequence ATGTTGGCTATAGATAATATTTTTTGGATATTTTTCATATTCTTATTCTTTTATCCTCAGTTAATGTTTAAATTAAAATTAATACAAAGATATAATTGCATAAAGAAACTTGAAAAAGAGAGAAAAACAAGAGTAATCGCAATGATACATAGGCAGGAAACATTGGCTTTATTTGGTATTCCATTGTATCGGTTTATAAATATGGAAGATAGTGAAGAAGTTCTGCGAGCAATTAGGATGACTTCTGATGATGTCCCCATAGATTTAATACTTCATACTCCCGGAGGGCTTGTGCTTGCGAGTGAGCAAATAGCCATGGCTTTAAAAGAACATAAGGCAAAAACTACCGTAATAATACCCCATTATGCCATGAGCGGAGGTAGTTTAATATCTCTTGCCGTAGATGAAATAATAATGGATAAAAATGCAGTTATGGGGCCGGTTGACCCTCAAATTGGACAATATCCTGCTGCATCTATATTAAATGTTATAGATACAAAGTATGTAGATGAATTGGAAGACGAAACATTAATTTTAGGAGACATAGCAAAAAAAGCAATAAATCAAGTGGGGGAGTTTGTATATTGGTTATTAAAAGATAAAATGAGTGAAGAAAAAGCAAAATATATTACTGAATTGATATCTACGGGAGTATGGACGCATGATTATCCTCTTACAATCAATAAGTTAAAGGATATGGGCATAAAAGTAAATACAAATGTTCCAAAAACAATGTATGATTTATTTGATTTATACAAACAACCAACCGGTCAAAAACCATCGGTTCAATATGTTCCTGCCCCGTATGGTAAGATAAAATAA
- a CDS encoding AAA family ATPase: protein MSRITLNTIKIKPNIAELQDVPEDITALKYVILEPIGFPININGENLKVSVDNHDLFNVYARDQWANEVIKEGEYLFDGTLIPDYAFKVINTHPKEGGLITRNTFFKLKTARTHDNKLVKNVKFDEVIGQNEAKKKCKIIMKYLENPEIFGEWAPKNILFYGAPGTGKTLLARALATETDVPLYLIKATELIGDHVGDGSKQIQELYEKASSSKPCIIFIDEIDAIALSRQYQSLRGDVSEIVNALLTELDGIHDNDGIITIAATNNPDMLDNAIRSRFEEEIKFEAPNDEDRLKIMKLYMGKIPLNTKNINLKKYVEKTKGMSGRDIKEKLIKPALHKAILEDKNSIEEKDLDIILNKLKGGKKEPLHLYA, encoded by the coding sequence ATGAGTAGAATAACACTTAATACGATTAAAATAAAACCAAATATTGCGGAGCTCCAAGATGTTCCAGAGGATATTACTGCTTTGAAGTATGTAATATTAGAACCCATTGGATTTCCAATTAATATAAATGGCGAGAATCTAAAAGTTAGCGTTGATAATCATGATTTATTTAATGTATATGCGAGAGACCAGTGGGCCAATGAAGTGATAAAAGAAGGAGAATATTTATTTGATGGTACTCTTATTCCCGATTATGCATTTAAAGTTATTAATACACACCCCAAAGAAGGCGGACTAATCACGAGAAACACATTTTTTAAATTAAAAACCGCGAGAACCCACGATAATAAATTAGTTAAAAATGTTAAATTTGATGAAGTTATAGGGCAAAATGAGGCAAAGAAAAAATGCAAAATAATAATGAAATATCTTGAAAATCCAGAAATATTTGGAGAGTGGGCACCCAAAAACATATTATTTTACGGAGCTCCGGGAACTGGAAAAACTTTGTTAGCAAGAGCTTTGGCAACTGAAACCGATGTTCCATTGTATTTAATTAAAGCAACGGAATTAATAGGTGACCATGTAGGAGATGGCTCAAAACAAATCCAAGAATTATATGAAAAAGCATCAAGCAGTAAACCTTGCATCATTTTCATAGATGAAATAGATGCAATAGCTTTAAGCCGACAGTATCAATCATTAAGAGGGGATGTTTCTGAAATTGTAAATGCCCTACTTACAGAATTAGACGGAATACATGATAATGACGGCATTATTACAATTGCGGCAACAAATAATCCCGATATGTTAGATAATGCCATAAGAAGTAGGTTTGAAGAAGAAATTAAATTCGAAGCTCCGAATGATGAAGATAGATTAAAAATCATGAAGCTCTATATGGGTAAAATACCACTTAACACAAAAAATATTAATTTAAAAAAATATGTGGAAAAAACAAAAGGCATGAGTGGTAGGGACATAAAAGAGAAACTAATAAAACCAGCACTCCATAAAGCAATTTTAGAGGACAAAAATTCAATTGAAGAGAAAGATTTAGATATTATATTAAATAAGTTAAAAGGCGGAAAAAAAGAGCCTTTACATTTATATGCGTAA
- a CDS encoding DNA-directed DNA polymerase II large subunit, with amino-acid sequence MVHVKASKEMEFYFNNILENVKEIYNIAEKCRNKGYDVNNYVEIPLANDMADRVEGIVGPKNVSGRIRELVIELGKEPAALEVAKEIVEGKFGTDSPEVLAEQAVRTALAIITEGIVAAPLEGIAGVKIKTNKDNSKYLAIYFAGPIRSAGGTAQALAVLVGDYVRKNMGLNKYIPSEDEIERYVEEVDLYQSEVGGFQYSPSPDEIRTAVKNISIEITGETTDDVEVSGHRDLDRVETNCIRGGALLALVEGVLLKSPKILRHVDKLGMEGWDWLKQLKEKKKDEDEEKSDELKGEDENTEFTDEELEEYHKIYDDVEIEAVTKFIGDVIAGRPVFAHPSTNGGFRLRYGRSRNTGFATDGFHPALMYLVDEFMAIGTQLKTERPGKATCVVPVDSIEPPIAKLKNGTVLKIDTIEKAIEYRKSVEEILFLGDILVNYGDFLENNHNLVPSSWCEEWYEKILISKNIKYTDEFINNPTPKEATIYALNTNTPLHPKYTYYWHDVSKEDILQLRNWLLTGKEEIIDNNNNNNNNNNNNFDAINSSWKIQYNNKDENNIKSKRILELIGCPHDVIYSENKEQYIIIDEYYPLLYSLGYDIENNKDLLENQNLEEKCQKSKNPIHFINLLSQFEIKRKAYIYIGARMGRPEKAAPRKMKPPVNSLFPIGNAGGVVRLINKAVETNTTDNIELYSGICPNCGKLGLYNKCLFCGAPVKLSGPTTVELPIKDYWYKSLENLKINKPGNVKCIKGMTSKDKIVEPLEKGILRAVNDVFVFKDGTLRYDCTDVPLTHFKPSEINISIEKLKELGYDKDIRGAPIEHPDQIIELKIQDVIIPNNCAEYFIRATKFIDDLLEKFYKKDRFYNVKEKDDLIGHLVIGMAPHTSAGMVGRIIGYCNAYVGYAHPYFHASKRRNCFPPNTTILVNINGEVKRITIEELYNLYDNEYYKNMAYIKKDIKNNNNIKVYSFDTLNKKMVLTDIEEVLKIQSPNHLVNIGLDTGRSFETTPDHPVMVYDEKEDKFIKKNAMDVEENDLMLIPKLDFEEDEEQEQDNIEHIDLLAELSKEEYKNMWELLRIRGISDWIKNNIQKHCLKEKNENGKENLIKNIAKYIKQDTIPLNLLLKILKNAELNITDVPKDAFIAVRRDKVNIRRIIKIEPLLKIIGYYLAEGYMRKTSSVYQINFSNYDEEVIKDIKNSLNEAFGDGFGIYEKDGKITVGSRIIYLLFTEILKTGINAHNKRVPSFIFKLPKEKVKLMLSAYFTGDGSAVKTRPIVVIYSANKKLLEDIDTLMISKFGLYGNWGADKNANGRKGNVVMKYHEKRETEIPKSTVYRIDYNGIQAMKYFENIGFTSSKKQNIYELHTHKNFKAKKGLKEYGYIVKVRNKSIIKAEDEFVYSLNAKKYHNVVINSNIQMHNCDGDEDGIFLLLDAFLNFSKRFLPDKRGGQMDAPLVLTTLLDPKEVDGEVHNLDTMWEYPLEFYEKTLEMPTPKDIKELIETVEDRLDKPSQYEKLGYTHETTDISNGPLICAYKTLGSMLEKTDAQLTVARKIRATYERDVAEKVIQSHFVPDLIGNLRAFSRQGFRCKCGAKYRRVPLKGVCRKCGSKLILTVSKGAVEKYMGVSQTMAEKYNASDYVKQRLELIKEGIDNLFQSDKRKQVKIEDFFK; translated from the coding sequence ATGGTTCATGTGAAAGCATCAAAGGAAATGGAATTTTATTTTAATAATATTTTAGAAAATGTTAAAGAAATTTACAATATTGCTGAAAAATGCAGAAATAAAGGATATGATGTAAATAATTATGTAGAAATACCACTTGCTAATGATATGGCAGACAGGGTTGAGGGAATTGTAGGTCCAAAAAATGTATCTGGTAGAATAAGGGAATTAGTTATAGAATTGGGTAAAGAGCCAGCTGCTCTTGAAGTGGCAAAAGAAATTGTTGAAGGAAAATTTGGAACAGACTCTCCCGAAGTATTGGCGGAACAGGCAGTAAGAACAGCGTTAGCTATAATTACAGAAGGAATTGTTGCAGCCCCTCTTGAAGGTATTGCAGGGGTAAAAATAAAAACCAACAAAGATAATAGTAAATATTTAGCAATATATTTTGCAGGACCTATTAGAAGTGCAGGAGGTACAGCTCAGGCATTGGCGGTATTAGTCGGAGATTATGTTAGAAAAAATATGGGATTAAATAAATATATCCCAAGCGAAGATGAAATAGAACGATATGTTGAGGAAGTGGATTTATACCAATCAGAAGTCGGAGGTTTTCAATATTCTCCATCACCTGATGAGATACGGACCGCTGTAAAAAATATATCCATAGAAATTACTGGGGAGACTACCGATGATGTGGAGGTTAGTGGCCATAGGGATTTGGATAGAGTAGAAACAAATTGTATACGGGGTGGAGCTCTCCTTGCACTTGTAGAGGGTGTGCTGTTAAAATCTCCAAAAATTTTAAGGCATGTTGATAAACTTGGTATGGAAGGATGGGATTGGTTAAAACAATTAAAGGAAAAAAAGAAAGATGAGGATGAGGAAAAATCTGATGAATTAAAAGGCGAAGACGAAAACACCGAATTTACCGATGAAGAATTAGAGGAATATCATAAAATATATGATGATGTGGAGATTGAAGCAGTAACTAAGTTTATAGGGGATGTAATTGCGGGAAGACCTGTTTTTGCGCATCCTTCCACAAATGGAGGATTTAGGTTAAGATATGGTAGAAGTAGAAATACAGGTTTTGCAACAGATGGATTTCACCCTGCCCTTATGTATCTTGTAGATGAATTTATGGCAATTGGAACGCAGTTAAAAACTGAAAGACCGGGAAAAGCAACCTGTGTTGTTCCAGTAGATAGCATTGAACCACCAATCGCAAAATTAAAAAATGGGACGGTATTAAAAATAGATACAATCGAAAAAGCAATAGAATACAGGAAATCAGTTGAAGAAATATTGTTTTTAGGAGATATACTTGTAAATTATGGGGATTTTTTGGAGAATAACCATAATCTTGTTCCATCTAGTTGGTGCGAAGAATGGTATGAAAAAATATTAATTTCAAAAAACATAAAATATACCGATGAATTTATAAATAATCCAACTCCCAAAGAAGCTACGATATATGCATTAAACACAAACACGCCACTACACCCAAAATATACCTATTATTGGCATGATGTATCAAAAGAGGACATATTACAGTTAAGAAATTGGTTATTAACTGGAAAAGAAGAAATAATTGATAATAATAATAATAATAATAATAATAATAATAATAATTTTGATGCCATTAATAGCAGTTGGAAAATACAATACAACAATAAAGATGAAAACAATATAAAATCAAAAAGAATATTAGAATTAATTGGATGCCCCCACGATGTAATTTATTCTGAAAATAAAGAACAATATATAATCATAGACGAATATTATCCTTTATTATATTCATTGGGGTATGATATTGAAAATAATAAGGATTTATTAGAAAATCAAAATTTAGAAGAAAAATGTCAAAAATCAAAAAATCCAATACATTTTATAAATTTGCTTTCGCAATTTGAAATAAAAAGAAAGGCATACATTTACATCGGTGCAAGAATGGGGCGACCAGAAAAAGCAGCCCCTAGAAAAATGAAGCCACCAGTAAATAGTTTATTCCCGATAGGTAATGCAGGGGGCGTAGTTAGGCTAATAAATAAAGCGGTGGAAACAAATACCACAGACAATATTGAATTATATTCTGGAATTTGCCCAAATTGTGGTAAGTTGGGATTATATAATAAATGTCTATTCTGTGGAGCTCCTGTAAAATTATCGGGACCAACTACCGTGGAGCTCCCAATAAAAGATTATTGGTATAAGTCATTAGAAAATTTAAAAATAAATAAGCCCGGAAATGTAAAATGTATTAAAGGTATGACATCAAAGGACAAAATAGTTGAACCCCTTGAAAAAGGAATATTGCGGGCAGTAAATGATGTATTTGTATTTAAAGATGGAACTCTTAGATATGATTGCACCGATGTTCCATTAACTCATTTTAAACCCTCGGAAATAAATATATCAATAGAAAAATTAAAAGAATTAGGATATGATAAGGATATACGAGGAGCTCCCATAGAACACCCCGACCAAATAATTGAATTAAAAATTCAAGATGTTATTATTCCAAATAATTGTGCCGAATATTTTATTAGGGCTACAAAGTTTATCGATGATTTACTTGAAAAATTTTATAAAAAAGATAGATTTTACAATGTAAAAGAAAAAGATGATTTAATTGGGCATTTAGTAATAGGAATGGCACCACACACCTCCGCAGGAATGGTTGGTAGGATAATAGGATATTGTAATGCCTATGTTGGTTATGCCCATCCATATTTCCATGCCTCAAAGAGAAGAAATTGCTTCCCCCCAAATACAACTATATTGGTAAATATTAACGGAGAAGTAAAAAGAATTACAATTGAGGAGCTTTACAACCTATACGATAATGAATATTACAAAAATATGGCATATATTAAAAAAGACATTAAAAATAACAATAACATCAAGGTTTATTCTTTTGATACATTAAATAAAAAAATGGTTTTAACAGATATTGAGGAAGTTTTAAAAATACAATCTCCAAACCATCTTGTGAATATAGGACTTGACACAGGAAGAAGTTTTGAAACCACACCAGACCATCCAGTAATGGTATATGATGAAAAAGAGGATAAATTTATAAAAAAGAATGCAATGGATGTTGAAGAAAACGACTTAATGTTAATTCCAAAATTGGATTTTGAGGAAGATGAAGAGCAAGAGCAAGATAATATTGAACATATCGATTTGTTGGCGGAGCTCTCAAAAGAAGAGTATAAAAATATGTGGGAGCTCCTAAGAATTAGGGGAATATCTGATTGGATAAAAAATAATATTCAAAAGCACTGTTTAAAAGAAAAAAATGAGAATGGAAAAGAAAACCTGATTAAAAATATTGCCAAATATATAAAACAAGACACAATACCATTGAATTTACTGTTAAAAATATTAAAAAATGCAGAATTAAATATAACTGATGTTCCAAAGGACGCATTTATTGCAGTAAGGCGAGATAAAGTAAATATAAGAAGAATTATCAAAATCGAACCGTTATTAAAAATAATTGGTTATTATTTGGCAGAAGGATATATGAGGAAAACCAGTAGCGTTTATCAAATAAACTTCTCAAATTACGATGAGGAAGTAATTAAAGATATTAAAAATTCATTAAATGAGGCATTTGGAGATGGATTTGGAATATATGAAAAAGATGGAAAAATAACCGTTGGTTCAAGAATAATATATTTATTATTCACAGAGATATTGAAGACAGGAATAAATGCACATAATAAAAGAGTGCCTTCATTCATATTCAAACTTCCAAAGGAAAAAGTTAAATTAATGCTTTCAGCATACTTCACAGGAGATGGAAGTGCCGTAAAAACAAGACCTATTGTAGTAATATATAGTGCAAATAAGAAATTATTGGAAGATATTGATACATTAATGATATCAAAATTTGGACTGTATGGGAACTGGGGCGCGGATAAAAATGCAAATGGAAGAAAAGGAAATGTTGTAATGAAATATCATGAAAAAAGAGAAACTGAAATTCCAAAATCGACAGTTTATAGAATTGATTATAATGGAATACAGGCAATGAAATATTTTGAAAATATAGGATTTACATCTTCTAAAAAACAAAATATCTATGAATTACATACACATAAGAATTTTAAAGCGAAAAAAGGCTTAAAAGAATATGGTTACATTGTTAAGGTTAGGAATAAGTCCATCATCAAAGCAGAAGATGAATTTGTATATTCTCTAAACGCAAAAAAATATCATAATGTGGTTATAAATTCAAATATTCAAATGCACAATTGTGACGGCGACGAAGACGGAATTTTCTTGCTTTTAGACGCATTTCTGAACTTTTCCAAACGATTTTTGCCAGATAAAAGGGGAGGACAAATGGACGCACCACTGGTATTAACCACATTGTTAGACCCAAAAGAGGTAGATGGAGAGGTGCATAATCTTGATACTATGTGGGAGTATCCTTTGGAATTTTACGAAAAAACTCTTGAAATGCCAACTCCAAAAGATATAAAGGAATTGATTGAAACAGTTGAAGATAGGTTGGACAAACCATCCCAATATGAAAAATTGGGATATACTCATGAAACCACAGATATTAGCAATGGGCCATTGATATGTGCATATAAAACATTGGGCTCAATGCTTGAAAAAACAGATGCTCAATTAACCGTTGCAAGAAAAATACGGGCAACCTATGAACGAGATGTGGCCGAGAAGGTAATTCAATCCCACTTTGTGCCTGATTTAATTGGTAATTTAAGGGCATTTTCTAGGCAGGGATTTAGATGTAAATGCGGGGCAAAATACAGACGAGTCCCTTTAAAGGGAGTATGTAGAAAATGTGGAAGTAAATTAATATTGACAGTTTCAAAAGGAGCAGTTGAGAAATATATGGGCGTATCTCAAACAATGGCTGAAAAATACAATGCAAGTGATTATGTAAAACAGAGATTGGAATTAATAAAAGAAGGTATTGATAATTTATTCCAAAGTGATAAAAGAAAACAGGTGAAAATAGAGGATTTCTTTAAATAA